From Streptomyces asiaticus, one genomic window encodes:
- a CDS encoding penicillin acylase family protein, which produces MRRRTPRPTRTRKLTSTVLAAAAALGLGIALAAPVPTPARAEPAAAAATDYCRGQCSDILPPGATGNATLADILANRVLGTHPEHSTDQLGPYGNLASGYPTLTDDKLNSFFNDSSFGVPADQVASVTKPRDDVTITRDKKTGVPHIQGTTREGTEYGAGYAAAQDRLWLMDLFRHVGRGELTPFAGGAPANQGLEQDFFRQAPYTEEDYQAQIDYILTHGGERGRQALADAQAYVDGINAYAKKSKDGRYFPGEYVLTGHIDAITNAGEIQPFKLTDLIALASVVGALFGNGGGGEVEGALSLLAAQQKYGLAEGTKVWESFRERNDPEAVLTVRDGSFPYAGKPATPKGTALPDTGSVTPEQLVYDREGGAATKARTRVKAPKSSLEPLRGIYDDGVLPRDLFSRKKGMSNALVVSGKYTSSGHPVAVFGPQTGYFAPQLLMLQEIQGPGISARGASFAGVGMYVQLGRGQDYAWSATTSAQDITDTYAVELCSPDGSAPHLDSTYYRYRGACVPMDKLERRNAWKPTLADSTAAGSYRMQVYRTKYGLVTHRATVGGKPVAYTLLRATYRHEADSIIGFQMLNDPGYVTDAKSFQSAAQHINYTFNWFYADSRQTGYYNSGLNPVRAADVDSSLPVKADPAYEWRDFDPKDNTAAATPPAEHPQSIDQDYYISWNNKLAKDYSAAGFGNGSVHRGNLLDDRVRALVRKGGVTRSALTRAMAEAAVTDLRGEDVLPELLKVVRSKPIDDPQLATAVQQLDSWQSAGSQRHETSAGSHTYGHADAVRIMDAWWPLLVEAEFRSGLGDGLYDALRANLSVDESPSAGHGPTGSHAGSSFQSGWWSYVDKDLRTVLGEDVKGPLARPYCGGGQLGACRDALLTSLKTAVGKTAAQVYPGDDNCSAGDQWCADAIIQRPVGGLTHDKISWQNRPTFQQVVEFPAHR; this is translated from the coding sequence ATGCGACGACGAACCCCCAGGCCCACCAGAACCCGCAAGCTCACCAGTACCGTGCTCGCCGCGGCCGCCGCGCTCGGCCTCGGCATCGCCCTCGCGGCCCCGGTGCCCACGCCGGCCCGGGCGGAACCCGCCGCCGCGGCCGCCACCGACTACTGCCGGGGCCAGTGCTCCGACATCCTCCCGCCGGGCGCCACCGGCAACGCCACCCTGGCCGACATCCTCGCCAACCGGGTGCTGGGCACCCATCCCGAGCACAGCACCGACCAGCTCGGCCCGTACGGCAATCTGGCGAGCGGCTACCCCACGCTCACCGACGACAAGCTGAACAGCTTCTTCAACGACTCCTCCTTCGGAGTCCCCGCCGACCAGGTCGCCTCGGTGACCAAGCCGCGCGACGACGTCACGATCACCCGCGACAAGAAGACCGGCGTCCCGCACATCCAGGGCACCACCCGCGAGGGCACCGAGTACGGCGCCGGATACGCCGCCGCCCAGGACCGGCTGTGGCTGATGGACCTCTTCCGCCACGTGGGCCGCGGCGAGCTGACCCCCTTCGCCGGCGGCGCACCCGCCAACCAGGGCCTGGAGCAGGACTTCTTCCGCCAGGCGCCGTACACCGAAGAGGACTACCAGGCGCAGATCGACTACATCCTCACCCACGGCGGGGAGCGCGGCCGCCAGGCGCTGGCCGACGCCCAGGCGTATGTCGACGGCATCAACGCCTACGCCAAGAAGTCCAAGGACGGCCGGTACTTCCCCGGTGAGTACGTGCTCACCGGCCATATCGACGCGATCACCAACGCCGGTGAGATCCAGCCGTTCAAGCTCACCGACCTGATCGCCCTCGCCTCCGTCGTCGGCGCGCTCTTCGGCAACGGCGGGGGCGGCGAGGTGGAGGGCGCGCTCTCGCTGCTCGCCGCCCAGCAGAAGTACGGCCTCGCCGAGGGCACCAAGGTGTGGGAGTCCTTCCGGGAGCGCAACGACCCGGAGGCGGTGCTGACCGTGCGCGACGGCAGCTTCCCGTACGCCGGCAAGCCCGCTACGCCCAAGGGCACCGCCCTGCCCGACACCGGCTCGGTCACCCCCGAACAGCTCGTCTACGACCGCGAGGGCGGCGCCGCCACCAAGGCCCGCACCCGGGTCAAGGCCCCCAAGTCGTCCCTGGAGCCGCTGCGCGGCATCTACGACGACGGGGTGCTGCCCCGCGATCTGTTCAGCCGCAAGAAGGGCATGTCCAACGCGCTCGTGGTCTCCGGCAAGTACACCTCGAGCGGCCACCCGGTGGCCGTCTTCGGCCCCCAGACCGGCTACTTCGCCCCACAGCTGCTGATGCTCCAGGAAATCCAGGGCCCGGGGATCAGCGCCCGCGGCGCCTCCTTCGCGGGGGTCGGGATGTACGTCCAGCTCGGCCGGGGCCAGGACTACGCCTGGAGCGCCACCACCTCGGCCCAGGACATCACCGACACCTACGCGGTCGAGCTGTGCTCCCCGGACGGCTCCGCGCCGCACCTGGACTCCACGTACTACCGCTACCGCGGCGCCTGTGTGCCGATGGACAAGCTGGAGCGGCGCAACGCCTGGAAGCCCACCCTCGCCGACTCCACCGCCGCCGGCTCGTACCGGATGCAGGTCTACCGCACCAAGTACGGGCTGGTCACCCACCGGGCGACGGTCGGCGGCAAACCGGTGGCCTACACCCTGCTGCGCGCCACCTACCGCCACGAGGCCGACTCCATCATCGGCTTCCAGATGCTCAACGACCCCGGCTATGTGACCGACGCCAAGTCCTTCCAGAGCGCGGCGCAGCACATCAACTACACCTTCAACTGGTTCTACGCCGACTCCCGGCAGACCGGGTACTACAACAGCGGGCTCAATCCGGTGCGCGCCGCGGACGTCGACTCCTCGCTGCCGGTGAAGGCCGACCCCGCCTATGAGTGGCGGGACTTCGACCCGAAGGACAACACCGCGGCGGCCACCCCGCCCGCCGAACACCCCCAGTCCATCGACCAGGACTACTACATCAGCTGGAACAACAAACTGGCCAAGGACTACAGCGCGGCCGGCTTCGGCAACGGCTCGGTGCACCGCGGCAACCTCCTCGACGACCGGGTGCGCGCCCTGGTCCGCAAGGGCGGTGTCACCCGCTCCGCGCTCACCCGGGCCATGGCCGAGGCCGCCGTCACCGATCTGCGCGGCGAGGACGTGTTGCCGGAGCTGCTGAAGGTGGTGCGCTCCAAGCCCATCGACGACCCCCAGCTGGCCACGGCCGTCCAGCAGCTGGACTCCTGGCAGTCGGCGGGCTCACAGCGCCATGAGACCAGCGCCGGCTCGCACACCTACGGGCACGCCGACGCGGTACGGATCATGGACGCCTGGTGGCCGCTGCTGGTCGAGGCCGAGTTCAGATCCGGCCTGGGCGACGGGCTCTACGACGCGCTGCGCGCCAATCTGTCCGTCGACGAATCGCCCTCCGCCGGGCACGGGCCCACCGGCTCGCACGCCGGGTCGTCCTTCCAGTCCGGCTGGTGGTCCTATGTCGACAAGGACCTGCGCACGGTCCTCGGCGAGGACGTCAAGGGCCCGCTGGCCCGCCCGTACTGCGGCGGCGGACAGCTCGGCGCCTGCCGTGACGCCCTGCTGACCAGCCTGAAGACGGCCGTGGGCAAGACCGCCGCGCAGGTCTACCCGGGGGACGACAACTGCTCCGCGGGCGACCAGTGGTGTGCCGACGCCATCATCCAGCGGCCCGTCGGCGGGCTCACCCACGACAAGATCAGCTGGCAGAACCGGCCCACCTTCCAGCAGGTCGTGGAGTTCCCGGCGCACCGCTGA
- a CDS encoding serine-threonine protein kinase has protein sequence MTGMSVRPYWELRFDADGDVDTRQRDRLLEQAAQQELTDLVVFSHGWNNTRTMATRLYDRFFAPFPGLLGEAGPARPGYVGVVWPSMRFADESLGGLPRDQAPGEPPGLDAETHRALDAVFPGRQQIVARLAELLAERPERLAALDEFAVLVRGLVRVRGMSGGAGDAADTDAEPDEDGVPAMFGQDVTEVCERLAAALTEARGKTDAEDRAVFDSGLGGLGGLWDGAHELLRQGTYYVMKRRAGTVGREGLGPVLGALAALRTAPRIHLVGHSFGARLVSFALTGLEEGATVASVTLLQGAFSHYAFAGRLPHAADCGGVLHDAPRRVSGPLVSCHSRHDTALGLLYPVASRVSWDDASLLPGDLRWGAIGYDGVHAVDGCPRLELAEALDGPFPAGGCVSVDVSEVVRRGVPPAGAHSDICHEELARVVLRAGRIGAG, from the coding sequence ATGACGGGGATGAGCGTAAGGCCGTACTGGGAGCTGAGATTCGACGCGGACGGGGACGTCGACACCCGGCAGCGGGACCGGCTGCTGGAACAGGCCGCGCAGCAGGAGCTCACCGATCTGGTGGTGTTCTCGCACGGCTGGAACAACACCCGGACCATGGCCACACGGCTGTACGACCGCTTCTTCGCGCCCTTCCCGGGGCTGCTCGGCGAGGCGGGCCCGGCGCGGCCGGGCTATGTGGGAGTGGTGTGGCCGTCGATGCGGTTCGCCGACGAGTCGCTCGGGGGGTTACCCCGGGACCAGGCGCCCGGGGAGCCGCCGGGGCTCGACGCGGAGACCCACCGGGCGCTGGACGCGGTCTTCCCGGGGCGGCAGCAGATCGTGGCGCGCCTCGCGGAGCTGCTGGCCGAGCGGCCGGAACGGCTGGCGGCGCTGGACGAGTTCGCGGTGCTGGTGCGCGGTCTGGTGCGGGTGCGCGGGATGTCCGGCGGCGCGGGGGACGCGGCGGACACGGACGCGGAGCCGGACGAGGACGGCGTACCGGCGATGTTCGGGCAGGACGTGACGGAGGTCTGTGAGCGGCTCGCCGCCGCGCTCACCGAGGCGCGCGGGAAGACCGACGCGGAGGACCGCGCCGTCTTCGACAGCGGGCTCGGCGGGCTCGGCGGCCTCTGGGACGGGGCGCACGAGCTGCTGCGCCAGGGGACGTACTACGTGATGAAGCGGCGGGCCGGCACGGTCGGGCGCGAGGGCCTCGGCCCGGTGCTCGGCGCCCTCGCGGCCCTGCGGACCGCGCCGCGGATCCATCTGGTCGGCCACAGCTTCGGCGCCCGGCTGGTGTCGTTCGCGCTGACCGGGCTGGAGGAGGGCGCCACGGTGGCGTCGGTGACCCTGCTCCAGGGGGCGTTCTCGCACTACGCCTTCGCCGGGCGGCTGCCGCACGCGGCCGACTGCGGCGGGGTGCTGCACGACGCCCCGCGCCGGGTCAGCGGGCCGCTGGTGTCCTGCCATTCGCGCCATGACACCGCGCTGGGGCTGCTGTATCCGGTGGCGTCGCGGGTGTCCTGGGACGATGCCTCGCTGCTGCCGGGCGACCTCCGCTGGGGGGCGATCGGGTACGACGGCGTCCATGCGGTGGACGGCTGCCCGCGGCTGGAGCTGGCCGAGGCGCTGGACGGCCCGTTCCCGGCCGGGGGCTGTGTGAGCGTCGATGTCTCCGAGGTCGTCCGGCGCGGTGTGCCGCCGGCCGGGGCGCACAGCGACATCTGCCATGAGGAGCTGGCCCGGGTGGTGCTGCGCGCGGGCCGGATCGGAGCGGGGTAG
- a CDS encoding LysR family transcriptional regulator: protein MPLKDRWQYPTALLDTTMDQLRTLLAVHEAGTALGAARLLGREQSSVQKQLDTLNRNFGALCGEPLVVKRGRSQNVLFTATGESLAGLARGTLEDWREGLHDSRRRLGSRLVVGSTRYTLGFLLNAVELVTEEFDGRGVELKVEHVRTRDLLQRLDAKELDLVCGSVLTTAGHDDRLDGFEVMEWRRSGLSLVTNLDAEELPGPSVPVSELPRLPLAVSADGLIPGFLRGWFGARYRQELHIAAEIDTVQYGLELLSSGVLRGCVLVTEGIGDAVADGRIRAGAGLRTLELTDGMGPELEVLVGVFVRAGERTAQDAGHPLNVLWSALAGENARWRSVMRKERPGR from the coding sequence ATGCCCTTAAAAGATCGATGGCAGTACCCGACGGCGCTGCTGGACACCACGATGGACCAGCTCAGGACGTTGCTCGCGGTCCATGAGGCGGGCACCGCGCTGGGTGCCGCCCGGCTGCTGGGGCGGGAGCAGTCCAGTGTGCAGAAACAACTGGACACCCTGAACCGGAACTTCGGCGCACTGTGCGGTGAGCCCTTGGTGGTCAAACGGGGACGCAGTCAGAATGTGCTCTTCACCGCGACCGGGGAGTCCCTCGCCGGACTCGCGCGCGGCACCCTGGAGGACTGGCGGGAGGGGCTGCACGACAGCCGCCGCCGGCTCGGCAGCCGGCTCGTGGTCGGCTCCACCCGTTACACCCTCGGCTTTCTGCTGAATGCCGTGGAGCTGGTCACCGAGGAATTCGACGGCCGGGGCGTCGAGCTCAAGGTCGAGCATGTGCGCACCCGGGATCTGCTCCAGCGGCTCGACGCCAAGGAGCTCGACCTGGTCTGCGGCAGCGTGCTCACCACGGCGGGCCACGACGACCGGCTCGACGGCTTCGAGGTGATGGAGTGGCGGCGCAGCGGTCTGTCCCTGGTCACCAACCTCGACGCCGAGGAGCTGCCCGGGCCCTCGGTCCCGGTGAGCGAGCTGCCCCGGCTGCCGCTGGCGGTCTCGGCCGACGGCCTCATACCCGGCTTCCTGCGCGGCTGGTTCGGCGCCCGCTACCGCCAGGAGCTGCACATCGCGGCCGAGATCGACACCGTGCAGTACGGCCTTGAGCTGCTCTCCTCGGGGGTGCTGCGCGGCTGTGTGCTGGTCACCGAGGGCATCGGCGACGCGGTGGCCGACGGACGGATCCGGGCCGGGGCCGGGCTGCGCACCCTGGAGCTGACCGACGGCATGGGGCCGGAGCTGGAAGTGCTGGTCGGGGTGTTCGTACGGGCCGGGGAGCGCACCGCGCAGGACGCCGGTCATCCGCTCAACGTGCTGTGGAGCGCGCTCGCCGGGGAGAACGCGCGGTGGCGCAGCGTCATGCGCAAGGAGCGCCCCGGCCGGTAA
- a CDS encoding SDR family oxidoreductase, with protein sequence MGTVRGARVVVTGAGGGIGAALARRFAAEGARVVVNDLDAAKAASVAGEIGGIPVPGDASGVVPAAREALGGSIDIFCANAGVGHDGGPEADDALWQHSWDVNVMAHVRAARELLPEWLERGSGRFVATVSAAGLLTMIGSAPYAVSKHAALAFAEYLSATYRHRGIGVHAVCPQGVRTDMLTASGTAGELVLAPTAIEPEQVADAVLAGIDEERFLILPHPEVARHYASRAGDTDRWLGGINKLQRKLEELEAASGTSG encoded by the coding sequence GTGGGTACCGTGCGTGGGGCGCGTGTAGTGGTCACCGGAGCGGGCGGCGGCATCGGCGCCGCCCTCGCCCGGCGCTTCGCCGCCGAGGGCGCCCGGGTCGTGGTCAACGACCTCGACGCCGCCAAGGCCGCCTCCGTCGCCGGGGAGATCGGCGGGATCCCCGTCCCCGGTGACGCCTCCGGTGTCGTACCCGCGGCGCGCGAGGCGCTGGGCGGCTCCATCGACATCTTCTGCGCCAACGCGGGCGTCGGCCACGACGGCGGCCCCGAGGCCGACGACGCGCTGTGGCAGCACTCCTGGGACGTCAATGTGATGGCCCATGTGCGGGCCGCCCGGGAGCTGCTGCCCGAGTGGCTGGAGCGCGGCAGCGGCCGCTTCGTGGCCACCGTCTCCGCCGCCGGGCTCCTCACCATGATCGGCTCGGCGCCGTACGCCGTCTCCAAGCACGCCGCGCTCGCCTTCGCCGAATATCTCTCGGCCACCTACCGCCACCGCGGCATCGGCGTCCACGCCGTCTGCCCGCAGGGGGTGCGCACCGACATGCTCACCGCCTCCGGGACCGCCGGGGAGCTGGTGCTGGCGCCCACCGCGATCGAGCCCGAGCAGGTGGCCGACGCCGTCCTCGCGGGCATCGACGAGGAGCGCTTCCTGATCCTTCCGCACCCCGAGGTGGCCCGCCACTACGCCTCCCGCGCAGGCGACACCGACCGCTGGCTGGGCGGCATCAACAAGCTTCAGCGCAAGCTCGAAGAGCTCGAGGCGGCGTCCGGGACGTCGGGCTGA
- a CDS encoding class I adenylate-forming enzyme family protein produces the protein MTTYQDQPWLAQLNEKQRRPIVPRPSPLHAFRDAVRTAPDHPALAYFDGRLTYREADELSDGIAGHLAERGFRPGDRLAIMLQNTPHFVLALLGAWKAGGTVVPVNPMYKGAELAHILGDAEVSALVCSRHGWEDYIRDTAAASPVRIALTADARDLQTRDDERVLRDQPIPVPEDTEDLLAVARAGARPPSVPAPGPNDIALISYTSGTSGTPKGATNTHGNISYNADRQHLLHELPTGSTLFALAPLFHITGMVCELCACMSGAGTLALAYRFETGVVLDAFAEHRPVYTVGPSTAFMALMAHPRATRDHFSSFRIISSGGAPLPPALVERFQSGFGPYLHNGYGLTECTAPCASVPPGVRAPVDPVSGTLAVGVPGADTVVRIADEEGRDVPFGEQGEIVVRGPMVVPGYWRRPEATAAALPDGELRTGDIGFMDEGGWLYVVDRKKDMINASGFKVWPREVEDVLYTHPAVREAAVVGKPDTYRGETVKAYVSLRSGAEVTPDELSAYCAERLAAYKYPREVEILPELPKTTSGKILRRELRG, from the coding sequence ATGACCACGTACCAGGACCAGCCATGGCTCGCTCAGCTCAATGAGAAGCAGCGCCGGCCGATCGTCCCGCGGCCGAGTCCGCTGCACGCGTTCCGGGACGCCGTGCGCACCGCCCCCGACCATCCGGCGCTCGCCTACTTCGACGGACGGCTGACCTACCGGGAGGCCGACGAGCTCTCCGACGGCATAGCCGGCCACCTCGCCGAGCGCGGCTTCCGGCCCGGCGACCGGCTCGCGATCATGCTCCAGAACACCCCGCACTTCGTGCTCGCGCTGCTGGGCGCGTGGAAGGCGGGCGGCACGGTCGTCCCGGTCAACCCCATGTACAAGGGCGCCGAGCTCGCGCACATCCTCGGCGACGCCGAGGTGAGCGCCCTGGTCTGTTCCCGCCACGGCTGGGAGGACTACATACGCGACACGGCCGCCGCGTCCCCGGTACGCATCGCGCTCACCGCCGACGCCCGCGACCTCCAGACCCGCGACGACGAGCGGGTGCTGCGCGACCAGCCCATCCCGGTCCCCGAGGACACCGAGGACCTCCTCGCCGTCGCCCGCGCCGGGGCCCGCCCGCCGTCCGTCCCGGCTCCCGGCCCCAACGACATCGCGCTGATCAGCTACACCTCCGGGACCAGCGGCACCCCCAAGGGCGCCACCAACACCCACGGCAACATCTCCTACAACGCCGACCGGCAGCACCTCCTCCATGAGCTGCCCACCGGTTCGACGCTCTTCGCGCTGGCCCCGCTGTTCCACATCACCGGCATGGTCTGCGAGCTGTGCGCGTGCATGTCCGGAGCCGGCACCCTGGCCCTGGCCTACCGCTTCGAGACCGGCGTCGTCCTCGACGCCTTCGCCGAGCACCGCCCCGTCTACACCGTGGGCCCCTCCACCGCCTTCATGGCGCTGATGGCCCACCCCCGGGCCACCCGCGACCACTTCTCATCCTTCCGGATCATCTCCTCCGGCGGCGCCCCGCTGCCGCCCGCGCTGGTCGAGCGGTTCCAGAGCGGCTTCGGCCCGTATCTGCACAACGGCTACGGGCTCACCGAGTGCACCGCGCCCTGCGCCAGCGTCCCGCCCGGGGTCCGCGCCCCCGTCGACCCCGTCTCCGGCACCCTCGCCGTCGGCGTCCCCGGCGCCGACACCGTCGTGCGCATCGCGGACGAGGAGGGGCGGGACGTGCCGTTCGGCGAGCAGGGCGAGATCGTCGTCCGCGGCCCGATGGTGGTGCCCGGCTACTGGCGGCGCCCGGAGGCGACCGCGGCCGCCCTCCCCGACGGGGAACTGCGCACCGGCGACATCGGTTTCATGGACGAGGGCGGCTGGCTGTACGTGGTCGACCGCAAGAAGGACATGATCAACGCCTCGGGGTTCAAGGTGTGGCCGCGTGAGGTCGAGGACGTGCTCTACACTCACCCCGCCGTGCGGGAGGCGGCCGTCGTCGGCAAACCCGACACGTACCGCGGCGAGACGGTCAAGGCGTATGTGAGCCTCCGATCAGGGGCCGAGGTCACACCGGACGAGCTGTCCGCGTACTGTGCGGAGCGGCTTGCCGCGTACAAGTACCCCCGCGAGGTGGAGATCCTGCCGGAGCTTCCGAAGACGACCAGTGGCAAGATCCTCCGGCGGGAACTGCGAGGATGA
- a CDS encoding TetR/AcrR family transcriptional regulator — MARATDGDGQPVPQRLLAAATRLFAERGYDRTSVQEIVEAAGVTKGALYHYFGSKDDLLHEIYGRVLRLQQERLDAFADADAPVETRLREAAADVVVTTIENLDDATIFFRSMHQLSPEKHKQVRAERRRYHERFRALIEEGQRAGVFSTRTPADLVVDYHFGSVHHLGTWYRPGGRWAPQEVADHLADLLMRALRP; from the coding sequence ATGGCCAGAGCGACGGACGGTGACGGACAGCCGGTGCCACAGCGGCTGCTGGCCGCTGCCACCCGCCTCTTCGCGGAGCGGGGCTACGACCGGACGTCCGTACAGGAGATCGTCGAGGCGGCGGGCGTCACGAAGGGCGCGCTCTACCACTACTTCGGCTCCAAGGACGATCTGCTCCACGAGATCTACGGCCGGGTGCTCCGGCTCCAGCAGGAGCGGCTGGACGCCTTCGCGGACGCGGACGCGCCGGTGGAGACGCGGCTGCGGGAGGCGGCGGCCGATGTCGTGGTCACCACCATCGAGAACCTCGACGACGCGACCATCTTCTTCCGGTCGATGCACCAACTCAGCCCGGAGAAGCACAAGCAGGTGCGCGCCGAGCGGCGCCGCTACCACGAGCGGTTCCGCGCGCTGATCGAGGAGGGGCAGCGGGCCGGGGTGTTCAGCACCCGGACCCCGGCGGACCTGGTGGTGGACTACCACTTCGGCTCCGTCCACCACCTGGGCACCTGGTACCGCCCCGGCGGCCGCTGGGCCCCCCAGGAGGTCGCCGACCACCTGGCCGATTTGCTGATGCGCGCACTGCGGCCGTAA
- a CDS encoding acyl-CoA dehydrogenase family protein: MDFAFDARTEELRAKLLAFMDEHVHPAEAVAERQRAALDSPWLTPPIVEELKAEARRQGLWNLFLPDAEYGAGLTNLQYAPLAEITGRSPQLAPTALNCAAPDTGNMEVLAQFGDERQRKQWLEPLLAGEIRSAFAMTEPEVASSDATNIETRIERDGDEYVITGRKWYISGAMNPDCKIFIVMGKTDPEGADVRRQQSMVLVPRDTPGVEVRRAMRVYGYEDHYHGGHAEVVFDRARVPVSNLIGEEGGGFAIAQARLGPGRIHHCMRLIGMAERGIELMCRRAVARQAFGKALAQQGQVHEWIADARVAVEQLRLLVLKTAWLMDTAGNREAHTEIQAIKIATPRTVVEILDRAVQLHGAGGVSQDFPLAELWAAARTLRLADGPDEVHQRSLARRELKRYV, encoded by the coding sequence ATGGACTTCGCATTCGACGCCCGGACCGAAGAGCTCCGCGCCAAGCTGCTCGCCTTCATGGACGAGCACGTCCATCCCGCGGAGGCGGTCGCCGAGCGGCAGCGGGCCGCCCTCGACTCCCCCTGGCTGACCCCGCCGATCGTCGAGGAGCTCAAGGCCGAGGCGCGCCGCCAGGGGCTGTGGAACCTCTTCCTCCCCGACGCCGAGTACGGCGCGGGGCTGACCAACCTCCAGTACGCCCCGCTCGCCGAGATCACCGGCCGCAGCCCCCAGCTGGCCCCCACCGCCCTGAACTGCGCCGCCCCCGACACCGGCAACATGGAGGTGCTCGCCCAGTTCGGCGACGAGCGGCAGCGCAAGCAGTGGCTGGAGCCGCTGCTCGCGGGCGAGATCCGGTCGGCCTTCGCGATGACCGAGCCCGAGGTCGCCTCGTCCGACGCGACCAACATCGAGACCCGGATCGAGCGCGACGGCGACGAGTACGTCATCACCGGGCGCAAGTGGTACATCTCCGGGGCGATGAACCCCGACTGCAAGATCTTCATCGTGATGGGCAAGACCGACCCGGAGGGCGCCGATGTGCGCCGTCAGCAGTCGATGGTGCTGGTGCCGCGCGACACTCCGGGCGTCGAGGTGCGGCGGGCGATGCGGGTGTACGGCTACGAGGACCATTACCACGGCGGCCACGCCGAGGTGGTCTTCGACCGGGCGCGGGTGCCGGTGAGCAACCTCATCGGCGAGGAGGGCGGCGGTTTCGCCATCGCCCAGGCCCGGCTCGGCCCCGGCCGGATCCACCACTGCATGCGGCTGATCGGCATGGCCGAGCGGGGTATCGAGCTGATGTGCCGTCGGGCGGTGGCCCGACAGGCGTTCGGCAAGGCGCTCGCCCAGCAGGGGCAGGTGCACGAGTGGATCGCGGACGCGCGGGTGGCGGTCGAGCAGCTGCGGCTGCTGGTGCTGAAGACGGCCTGGCTGATGGACACGGCGGGCAACCGCGAGGCGCACACCGAGATCCAGGCCATCAAGATCGCGACGCCGCGGACGGTGGTGGAGATCCTGGACCGGGCGGTGCAGTTGCATGGGGCGGGTGGGGTGAGCCAGGACTTTCCGCTGGCCGAGTTGTGGGCTGCGGCGCGGACGCTGCGGCTGGCCGATGGGCCGGATGAGGTGCATCAGCGGTCGTTGGCGCGGCGGGAGTTGAAGCGGTACGTGTAG
- a CDS encoding phosphotransferase family protein, giving the protein MNAGNPPGLDLERLRAHLDRERAGLVRGPLRAELIEGGRSNLTYTVTDGTSRWVVRRPPLGHVLATAHDMAREHRVISALHPTAVPVPEPVLLCEDDSVIGSPFYVMEFVEGTPYRTAEQLAAIGPERTREVVLSLVDTLVTLHAVDPAEVGLGDFGRPEGFLERQLRRWGKQLTASRSRELAGIDELHARLAKALPASPAPTVVHGDYRLDNVLVNADDRITAILDWEMSTLGDPLTDLGLIVMYSGHPNLADSPISSTQGAPGHPSTDELIQRYAEGSGRDVSGVSWYTAFAYFKLAVILEGIHYRYTLGQTLGTGFDRIGDIVPAFIDHGLTTLQES; this is encoded by the coding sequence ATGAACGCAGGCAATCCCCCAGGGCTCGACCTCGAACGGCTCCGCGCCCATCTCGACCGCGAACGCGCGGGGCTGGTACGCGGGCCGCTGAGGGCCGAGCTGATCGAAGGCGGCCGCTCGAACCTCACCTACACGGTCACCGACGGCACGTCCCGCTGGGTGGTCCGCCGTCCGCCGCTGGGCCATGTGCTCGCCACCGCCCATGACATGGCGCGGGAGCACCGCGTGATCAGCGCCCTGCACCCGACGGCCGTGCCGGTGCCGGAGCCGGTGCTGCTGTGCGAGGACGACTCGGTCATCGGATCGCCCTTCTACGTCATGGAGTTCGTCGAGGGCACCCCGTACCGCACCGCCGAGCAGCTCGCGGCCATCGGCCCGGAGCGCACCCGGGAGGTCGTGCTCTCCCTCGTCGACACGCTCGTGACGCTGCACGCCGTCGACCCGGCCGAGGTCGGGCTCGGTGACTTCGGGCGCCCGGAGGGGTTCCTGGAGCGGCAGCTGCGCCGCTGGGGCAAGCAGCTGACCGCCTCGCGCAGCCGTGAGCTGGCCGGGATCGACGAGCTGCACGCCCGGCTCGCCAAGGCGCTCCCGGCCTCCCCCGCGCCCACGGTCGTGCACGGCGACTACCGTCTCGACAACGTCCTGGTGAACGCCGACGACCGGATCACCGCGATCCTCGACTGGGAGATGTCCACGCTCGGCGATCCGCTGACCGATCTCGGACTGATCGTGATGTACAGCGGTCATCCGAATCTCGCCGACTCCCCCATCTCCTCCACCCAGGGCGCCCCCGGGCACCCCTCCACGGACGAGCTGATCCAGCGCTACGCCGAGGGTTCGGGGCGCGATGTCAGCGGCGTCTCCTGGTACACCGCCTTCGCCTACTTCAAGCTGGCGGTGATCCTCGAGGGCATCCACTACCGCTACACCCTCGGCCAGACCCTCGGCACGGGCTTCGACCGCATCGGCGACATCGTCCCCGCCTTCATCGACCACGGCCTCACCACCCTCCAGGAGAGCTGA